In a single window of the Helicobacter felis ATCC 49179 genome:
- a CDS encoding tetraacyldisaccharide 4'-kinase codes for MTWLEHYFYTPSRGQKLLAYTLLPVSLIYGSIARLKRTLAPYEDLGIPIISVGNLVVGGSGKTPFILELGTILEPLHVGVVSRGYGRASKGLVVVSERGEVLVSPKEAGDEAFLCASRLKASVVVSADRKTGILKAKELGAQVILLDDGFRFNYKKLNIVLKPERAPYFDFVLPSGAYREFFGGYKEADLLLQEGKDYTRKVWVRDPSPRMLLVSAIANPSRLDPYLPEVVGKLYFKDHAYFDQTLLQKAFEQHGATSLLVTTKDAVKLLDCPLPLSVLELSLNISKTHLETICHYANTCSCGASVRK; via the coding sequence ATGACTTGGCTTGAGCACTACTTTTACACCCCTAGTAGGGGGCAGAAACTCTTAGCCTATACTCTCTTGCCCGTGTCGCTCATTTATGGGAGTATTGCGCGTTTAAAGCGCACCCTAGCCCCCTATGAGGATTTAGGAATCCCTATTATCAGCGTGGGCAACTTAGTGGTGGGAGGAAGTGGCAAAACCCCCTTTATTTTAGAGCTAGGCACAATTTTAGAACCCTTGCATGTGGGCGTAGTTAGTCGGGGCTATGGGCGCGCTTCTAAGGGACTTGTAGTAGTGAGTGAGCGGGGGGAAGTTTTAGTGAGCCCCAAAGAGGCAGGCGATGAAGCGTTTTTGTGTGCGAGTCGTTTAAAGGCTAGCGTGGTGGTGAGCGCGGATCGCAAAACCGGAATTTTAAAGGCTAAAGAGTTGGGCGCGCAGGTGATTTTATTAGATGATGGGTTTCGCTTTAATTACAAGAAATTAAATATCGTGCTCAAGCCAGAACGCGCGCCTTATTTTGATTTCGTGTTGCCCAGCGGGGCGTATCGGGAGTTTTTTGGGGGCTATAAAGAAGCAGATTTGCTCTTGCAAGAGGGGAAAGATTACACCCGCAAGGTATGGGTGCGTGATCCTAGCCCTAGAATGCTCTTAGTTAGCGCGATCGCTAATCCTAGCCGCTTAGACCCTTACTTGCCAGAAGTAGTGGGCAAACTCTATTTTAAAGACCATGCCTATTTTGATCAAACCCTCTTACAAAAAGCCTTTGAGCAACACGGAGCGACTTCCCTGTTAGTTACTACTAAAGACGCAGTCAAACTGCTAGACTGCCCCCTGCCTTTGAGTGTGCTAGAACTCTCTTTAAATATTTCTAAAACCCATCTTGAAACGATTTGTCATTACGCTAATACCTGCTCCTGTGGGGCGAGCGTGCGCAAATAG
- the nadE gene encoding NAD(+) synthase, producing the protein MKNTLDQLLLFLQTQSAQRGFKRFVVGMSGGVDSALVGVLCQRVLPTHALLMPAIHPSSATEDAILLCERFSIPYTQRPIAPYEALFKEQNPHVSLGRLGNFCARMRMNLLYDFSMEIGALVVGTSNKSEIMLGYGTLFGDLAWLINPIAHLFKSQVYSLAQELDIPKNILNKAPSADLFSGQSDEADLGFSYALIDPLLQEISARWDNPARIDSHLLCNLGFAPDLVASIVARVQRNAFKSQPPSFL; encoded by the coding sequence ATGAAAAACACCCTCGATCAACTCCTCTTATTTTTGCAAACCCAGAGCGCGCAAAGGGGTTTTAAGCGTTTTGTCGTGGGGATGAGCGGGGGGGTGGATAGCGCGTTGGTGGGGGTGTTGTGCCAAAGAGTTTTACCCACGCATGCGCTTTTGATGCCTGCTATCCACCCCTCTAGCGCAACAGAGGATGCGATTTTGCTCTGCGAGCGTTTTAGCATTCCCTACACACAACGCCCCATCGCGCCCTATGAGGCGTTATTTAAAGAGCAAAACCCCCATGTGAGTTTAGGACGGCTGGGCAATTTCTGTGCGCGCATGCGCATGAACTTACTCTATGATTTTTCGATGGAGATTGGCGCGTTGGTGGTGGGCACGAGCAATAAGAGCGAGATCATGCTAGGTTATGGCACGCTTTTTGGAGATTTGGCATGGCTCATTAATCCCATTGCCCACCTTTTTAAAAGCCAAGTCTATAGCCTAGCTCAAGAGCTAGACATTCCTAAAAATATCCTAAATAAAGCCCCCAGCGCAGACCTTTTCAGCGGACAGAGCGATGAGGCAGATTTAGGCTTTAGTTACGCGCTCATTGACCCCCTCTTGCAAGAAATCAGCGCGCGTTGGGATAACCCGGCACGCATTGATAGTCATTTGCTCTGTAATCTAGGTTTTGCGCCCGACTTGGTGGCAAGCATTGTAGCTAGGGTGCAAAGAAATGCCTTTAAAAGCCAACCTCCTAGTTTCCTATGA
- the petA gene encoding ubiquinol-cytochrome c reductase iron-sulfur subunit, translating into MAEMNRRDFLSMALAGVAGAGAIASLVAMKKTWDPLPSVVSAGFTSVDVSNMKDGEFSSVEWRGKPVYIIKKTPQDAFDPKRDFKIQDGVFTVGIQICTHLGCIPNFESNQQGFLCPCHGGRFTSNGVNIPGTPPPRPFEIPPFKLEGSKITFGEVGPEYKNMVAHA; encoded by the coding sequence ATGGCGGAGATGAATCGGCGCGATTTTTTAAGCATGGCTTTAGCTGGGGTAGCGGGCGCAGGCGCGATCGCTAGCTTGGTTGCCATGAAAAAAACTTGGGACCCCTTGCCTAGTGTGGTTTCAGCGGGCTTTACAAGTGTGGATGTGAGTAATATGAAAGATGGGGAGTTTTCTAGCGTGGAGTGGCGGGGCAAACCGGTGTATATCATCAAAAAAACCCCTCAAGATGCCTTTGATCCTAAGCGCGACTTCAAAATTCAGGATGGAGTTTTCACCGTAGGGATTCAAATTTGCACGCATTTAGGCTGTATCCCTAATTTTGAATCCAACCAACAAGGCTTTTTATGCCCCTGCCATGGCGGGCGTTTTACTAGCAATGGGGTGAATATCCCGGGCACCCCACCTCCTCGCCCCTTTGAAATCCCCCCTTTCAAATTAGAGGGTTCTAAGATCACCTTTGGCGAAGTGGGGCCAGAGTATAAAAATATGGTCGCGCACGCGTAA
- a CDS encoding cytochrome b, producing MAEIKKATGVVDWLDQRLGVKKLTKVLATEYWIPKNINFLWAMGVILLTLFGLLVISGIFLLMYYKPDAKLAYDSVNFTIMQEVAYGWLWRHIHATAASMIFVILYIHMFVAIYYGSYKKGREMIWISGMLLFVIFSAEAFSGYMLPWGQMSYWAASVITELFGKIPVIGPDLLVWIRGNYVVADATLTRFFMLHVFLLPVVILTIVGMHFYSLRIPHVNNQEGEVLDFEAEEKKFKEGKKKESKVIPFWPVFLSKDIFVVCAFMVFFFYLVCYHYEFAMDPINFERANSLKTPHHIYPEWYFLWSYEVLRGFFFNGNLGLVAFGVAQVIFFLLPFLDNSPVVKPAHQRKAFQVWFWVLVIDMVVLTIYGKLPPVGNNKYVGFVASIVFLALFFVVLPLIARAEKKRGA from the coding sequence ATGGCAGAAATAAAGAAAGCAACGGGGGTTGTGGATTGGCTAGATCAACGCTTAGGGGTGAAGAAACTTACCAAAGTGTTGGCAACAGAATATTGGATTCCCAAAAACATTAACTTTTTATGGGCGATGGGGGTGATCTTGCTCACCCTTTTTGGTCTGTTGGTCATCTCGGGGATTTTCCTTTTAATGTATTATAAACCCGATGCCAAGCTCGCCTATGACAGCGTGAATTTTACCATCATGCAAGAGGTCGCTTACGGCTGGCTTTGGCGGCACATCCACGCCACAGCGGCTAGCATGATCTTTGTAATTCTCTATATCCACATGTTTGTAGCGATCTACTATGGCTCTTATAAAAAGGGTCGGGAGATGATTTGGATTAGTGGCATGCTTTTATTTGTGATCTTTAGTGCAGAGGCCTTTAGTGGCTACATGCTACCTTGGGGGCAGATGAGCTATTGGGCAGCCTCTGTTATTACTGAACTTTTTGGCAAAATCCCCGTGATTGGTCCTGACTTGCTCGTGTGGATTAGAGGGAACTATGTCGTAGCCGATGCGACCCTCACACGCTTTTTTATGTTGCATGTCTTTTTATTGCCTGTAGTGATCTTAACTATTGTGGGCATGCACTTTTATTCCTTGCGTATCCCCCATGTCAATAACCAAGAGGGCGAAGTGTTAGATTTTGAAGCCGAAGAGAAGAAATTTAAGGAGGGCAAAAAGAAAGAATCTAAAGTCATTCCCTTTTGGCCTGTCTTCCTCTCCAAAGATATTTTTGTAGTCTGCGCGTTCATGGTCTTTTTCTTTTACTTGGTGTGCTACCACTACGAGTTTGCGATGGATCCTATCAACTTCGAGCGCGCCAATAGCCTTAAAACCCCGCACCATATTTACCCCGAGTGGTATTTTCTATGGAGCTATGAAGTGCTACGCGGTTTCTTCTTTAATGGCAATTTAGGACTGGTCGCTTTTGGTGTGGCGCAAGTGATCTTCTTCCTCTTGCCCTTCCTGGATAATAGTCCTGTGGTCAAGCCCGCCCACCAACGCAAGGCGTTTCAAGTTTGGTTTTGGGTGTTAGTGATTGACATGGTGGTGCTAACCATTTATGGCAAACTCCCCCCCGTGGGCAATAATAAGTATGTGGGCTTTGTGGCTTCCATCGTCTTTTTGGCTCTCTTCTTTGTGGTCTTACCGCTCATTGCGCGCGCTGAAAAGAAAAGGGGGGCGTAA
- a CDS encoding c-type cytochrome, whose translation MKELKILAILVVVIGALYWGVEPYAHSVMEPKMPPADFAFKDLKPIDLSKGDAAKGKDLVAQNCVACHSIESQKIPAPMDHASAGASFGVVPPDLSHVGSVLNPQFLAHFIKDPVKTAKLSHKYKDDNPYPMPAFAQFSDQDLSDIVAYLTSIAPKKLEDKEVFAQACQRCHSIAYDKEHALSDPKDLHRYLGAEVPDLSMMIRSLGREKLEVFINDPQKLLPGTAMPRVGLNKESQEQIVNYLEKVGDSKKHQRDALGIKIMVFFAVMTLLAYVWKQKVWREVH comes from the coding sequence ATGAAAGAATTGAAGATCTTAGCTATTTTGGTTGTGGTGATTGGCGCGCTCTATTGGGGTGTGGAGCCCTACGCCCATAGCGTGATGGAGCCCAAAATGCCCCCGGCTGATTTTGCCTTTAAGGATTTAAAGCCCATTGATTTGAGTAAGGGCGATGCGGCTAAGGGTAAGGATTTAGTCGCGCAAAACTGCGTGGCCTGCCATAGCATTGAAAGCCAAAAAATCCCCGCCCCTATGGACCATGCGAGTGCTGGAGCAAGCTTTGGGGTTGTGCCCCCCGATCTCTCCCATGTGGGCAGTGTGCTAAACCCCCAATTCTTAGCCCATTTTATCAAAGACCCTGTCAAGACTGCCAAACTTTCGCATAAATACAAGGACGATAACCCCTATCCCATGCCTGCTTTTGCGCAGTTTAGCGATCAAGACTTGTCCGACATTGTGGCGTATCTAACTTCTATCGCGCCTAAAAAATTGGAAGATAAAGAAGTCTTTGCTCAAGCCTGCCAGCGTTGCCATAGCATTGCATACGACAAAGAGCACGCGCTCAGTGATCCTAAAGACTTGCACCGCTACTTGGGCGCAGAGGTCCCCGATCTCTCTATGATGATTCGCTCGCTCGGGCGCGAAAAACTCGAGGTCTTTATCAACGATCCTCAAAAACTCTTACCCGGGACAGCCATGCCTAGAGTGGGCTTGAATAAAGAGTCTCAAGAGCAAATTGTCAATTACTTAGAAAAGGTGGGCGATAGCAAGAAACACCAAAGAGACGCGCTAGGCATTAAAATCATGGTCTTCTTTGCCGTGATGACCTTGCTTGCCTATGTGTGGAAACAAAAGGTGTGGCGCGAAGTGCATTAA
- the thrC gene encoding threonine synthase: MAHMIDTRDAHSLGSFTDSLLNPAQSSGLCAPQSLPQIDFSGYLNLNYTQLARTLFQVLELDLDPDLLEVALDRYHAFEALAPLRTLKPTLHVLELFHGPTLAFKDMALQPFGVLLSGLAQARDEKYLIMVATSGDTGPATLASFANLPNTYVFCLYPAEGTSLIQALQMQSMDAPNLKVVGLEGNFDDAQSALKALLADESFQAHLAQKDLHLSVANSINFGRIIFQMVYHIWGYLELVRQRTITYSDPIKILIPSGNFGNALGAFYAKAMGLPVEKISVVSNANDVLTEFFNTGVYDLRSRSLLKTPSPAMDILKSSNVERLLFALFGSARTKECMQQLQDQKYYALTSSELQSLRAHFEAFSCDDAHCLDTIARIYGDHHYLADPHTATALYAYERLKSRLPCVVVSTASWSKFAHTTALALGKQAKDDQEALQVLAKEGITPPASVQELLSKPLVHQDRVGVSDLQHYIKTWLKNF; the protein is encoded by the coding sequence ATGGCACACATGATAGATACACGAGATGCCCATTCTCTAGGTAGCTTTACAGATTCTCTACTCAATCCGGCTCAAAGTAGCGGGCTTTGTGCCCCTCAAAGTCTGCCCCAAATAGACTTTTCAGGCTATCTAAACTTGAATTACACCCAACTAGCCCGCACACTCTTTCAGGTCCTAGAACTTGATCTTGATCCCGATCTCTTAGAAGTAGCTCTCGATCGTTATCATGCCTTTGAGGCTCTTGCCCCTTTGCGCACGCTTAAACCCACCCTGCATGTCTTAGAACTTTTTCATGGCCCCACTCTAGCTTTTAAAGACATGGCACTCCAGCCCTTTGGGGTGTTGCTCTCAGGATTGGCTCAAGCGCGCGATGAAAAGTATCTCATTATGGTGGCCACTAGCGGGGATACAGGTCCAGCGACTTTGGCTAGCTTTGCTAATCTGCCTAATACCTACGTCTTTTGTTTGTATCCAGCTGAGGGTACAAGCCTAATCCAAGCTTTGCAAATGCAGAGCATGGACGCACCCAATCTCAAGGTAGTCGGATTGGAGGGAAATTTTGATGACGCTCAAAGCGCGCTTAAAGCCCTTTTAGCCGATGAATCTTTTCAAGCACATTTAGCTCAAAAAGACTTGCATTTGAGCGTAGCCAATTCGATCAATTTTGGGCGTATCATCTTCCAGATGGTCTATCACATTTGGGGATATTTGGAGTTGGTGCGCCAAAGGACGATTACCTATAGCGATCCTATTAAAATTCTCATTCCTAGCGGGAATTTTGGCAACGCTCTAGGCGCGTTCTATGCTAAAGCGATGGGCTTACCTGTGGAAAAAATCAGCGTGGTGTCTAATGCTAATGATGTGCTCACCGAGTTTTTTAATACAGGGGTTTATGATCTGCGCTCCCGTAGTTTGCTCAAAACCCCCTCCCCAGCCATGGACATTCTCAAAAGTTCCAATGTGGAACGCCTGCTGTTTGCTCTCTTTGGCTCTGCACGCACTAAGGAGTGCATGCAGCAACTCCAAGATCAAAAATATTACGCCCTCACTTCTAGCGAGCTACAGAGCTTGCGCGCGCATTTTGAGGCGTTTAGCTGTGATGACGCGCATTGTTTAGACACCATCGCACGCATTTATGGCGATCACCACTACCTAGCAGACCCCCACACCGCTACCGCGCTTTATGCTTACGAACGCCTTAAGAGTCGCCTACCCTGTGTAGTGGTTTCCACTGCCTCGTGGAGCAAATTTGCCCACACCACCGCCCTAGCTCTAGGCAAACAAGCCAAAGACGATCAGGAAGCTTTACAAGTTTTAGCCAAAGAGGGGATCACCCCCCCAGCCAGCGTGCAAGAGCTCTTAAGTAAGCCCCTTGTGCATCAGGATCGCGTGGGTGTGAGCGACCTACAACATTACATTAAAACATGGTTAAAAAATTTCTAG